A window of Pedobacter lusitanus contains these coding sequences:
- a CDS encoding aminotransferase class V-fold PLP-dependent enzyme, with protein MGRSITENIRKDFPILDTKVYGKDLIYLDNAATTQKPVAVLTAVEDYYKTCNSNVHRGVHLLSQQATAAYEEARHKVGQFLNAAFSHEVIFTKGTTDGINLVASSFGRKFLHVGDSILISAMEHHSNIVPWQMICEERGATLKVIPMDKNGVLQLDVLPALLDESVKLVSVTYVSNSLGTINPVREIISQAHAKNIPVMLDAAQAIQHLPIDVQELDIDFLAFSGHKIYGPTGIGVLYGKEKWLNLIPPYQGGGDMIKTVTFEKTIYNDLPYKFEAGTPDISGAIGLGAAIDYVNYISLDAIQEKEHDLLNYALEQMAEITSLKFIGKAEQRASVISFLIDGVHPYDLGELLDKQGIAIRTGHHCTEPIMDFFDIPGTCRASFAFYNTRSEVDLLVAGIKRAAAILI; from the coding sequence ATGGGCCGATCAATAACAGAGAATATCAGAAAAGACTTTCCTATACTGGATACGAAAGTGTATGGTAAGGATTTAATCTATCTTGATAATGCAGCAACGACACAAAAACCTGTAGCAGTTTTAACTGCTGTAGAGGATTATTATAAAACCTGTAACAGCAATGTGCATCGTGGTGTACATTTGTTAAGTCAGCAGGCAACTGCCGCATATGAGGAAGCCCGTCATAAGGTCGGCCAATTCTTAAACGCAGCATTTAGTCACGAGGTTATTTTTACAAAAGGAACAACTGATGGTATTAACCTGGTTGCCTCTTCATTTGGACGAAAATTTCTGCATGTAGGTGATAGTATTCTGATTTCTGCAATGGAACACCATTCAAACATAGTGCCCTGGCAAATGATCTGCGAGGAGCGGGGAGCAACATTAAAAGTTATCCCGATGGATAAAAATGGTGTTTTGCAGCTGGACGTTTTACCTGCTCTTTTAGATGAAAGTGTTAAACTGGTGTCAGTTACATATGTTTCAAATTCGTTAGGAACGATTAACCCGGTTAGAGAAATTATCAGCCAGGCACACGCAAAAAATATACCTGTGATGCTTGATGCAGCGCAGGCTATACAACATTTACCTATAGATGTACAGGAACTGGATATTGATTTTCTTGCTTTTTCAGGACATAAAATTTACGGCCCCACCGGTATCGGGGTACTTTATGGGAAAGAAAAGTGGTTGAATCTGATTCCGCCTTATCAGGGAGGTGGTGATATGATTAAAACAGTTACTTTCGAAAAAACCATATACAATGATCTTCCCTATAAATTTGAAGCTGGTACACCAGATATTTCCGGAGCTATAGGACTAGGTGCAGCTATAGATTATGTTAATTATATCAGTCTGGATGCGATACAGGAAAAGGAGCATGATCTGCTAAATTATGCACTGGAGCAAATGGCTGAAATAACGAGTCTGAAATTTATTGGCAAAGCAGAACAGCGGGCAAGTGTAATCTCGTTTTTAATTGATGGGGTACATCCTTATGATTTAGGAGAATTACTGGATAAGCAGGGAATAGCAATCCGTACAGGTCATCATTGTACTGAACCGATAATGGACTTTTTTGATATTCCCGGAACCTGCAGGGCGTCTTTTGCTTTTTATAATACCCGTTCGGAAGTGGATTTACTGGTAGCCGGAATAAAAAGAGCGGCTGCTATACTCATTTAA
- a CDS encoding SufE family protein, which yields MTINEQQDEIIEEFEIFSDWMDKYENIIDMGKELPLIDAQYKIPENLIKGCQSSVWLHPEYKEGRIWFTADSDAIITKGLISMMVRVLSGHTPQEIIEADLYFINTIGLQSHLSPNRSNGLLAMLKQMKMYAMAFKSQG from the coding sequence ATGACAATTAACGAACAACAGGACGAGATTATAGAGGAGTTTGAAATTTTTTCAGACTGGATGGATAAATATGAGAATATCATTGATATGGGGAAAGAACTTCCACTGATTGATGCACAATATAAAATACCAGAAAATCTGATTAAGGGATGTCAGTCAAGTGTCTGGCTGCATCCTGAATATAAAGAAGGCAGGATCTGGTTTACTGCTGATAGTGATGCTATCATTACCAAAGGGTTGATTAGTATGATGGTCAGGGTTTTATCCGGACATACTCCGCAGGAAATCATAGAAGCAGATTTATATTTTATAAATACTATAGGCTTACAGAGTCATTTGTCGCCTAATCGTTCAAATGGGTTACTGGCAATGTTGAAACAAATGAAAATGTATGCCATGGCTTTCAAATCACAGGGCTAA
- a CDS encoding SUF system Fe-S cluster assembly protein, with the protein MNEPLLRDKIEEALHTIYDPEIPVNIYELGLIYKIDMLEDNNVHIYMTLTAPACPAAGEILGEVETKVKAIEGVNGVEVRLTFDPPWDRDMMSDEAKLELGWL; encoded by the coding sequence ATGAATGAACCATTGTTAAGAGATAAAATCGAAGAAGCACTACATACGATCTATGATCCAGAGATCCCGGTTAATATTTATGAACTGGGGCTGATCTACAAGATTGATATGCTCGAAGATAATAATGTACATATTTATATGACGCTGACAGCTCCGGCATGTCCGGCAGCGGGAGAAATTCTCGGTGAGGTGGAAACTAAGGTGAAAGCTATAGAAGGAGTAAATGGTGTAGAAGTACGTCTTACTTTTGATCCGCCATGGGACAGGGATATGATGAGTGATGAAGCAAAATTAGAACTAGGCTGGTTGTAA
- a CDS encoding helix-turn-helix transcriptional regulator, producing the protein MENKVPFREGAVNLLKTSGPQSLLSLAREFKVTVEGARFQMLRLEKEGLVTSSKTVTGRGRPQQLWSLTSMGQSRFPDTHAALTVKLMEVMKEMLGEGAVSQLITVNGEKGTNKYLQELEGVVDLEKRIDNFVSIRTKEGYMAQVIKDDEGFIFIENHCPIGAAAHANPAICSAEFKTLQTVIGENVPIKRIEYIVDGGRRCAYRISSIKL; encoded by the coding sequence ATGGAAAATAAAGTGCCATTTAGGGAAGGTGCTGTGAATCTGCTGAAAACCAGCGGACCACAGTCTCTGTTATCGCTCGCCAGAGAGTTTAAGGTGACGGTAGAGGGTGCACGTTTCCAAATGCTCCGCTTAGAAAAAGAAGGTCTGGTGACTTCCAGTAAAACAGTTACCGGAAGGGGGAGACCTCAACAATTATGGTCACTGACCAGCATGGGACAATCGCGTTTCCCTGATACACATGCTGCACTTACTGTGAAGCTGATGGAAGTTATGAAAGAAATGCTTGGGGAAGGTGCAGTTTCACAGCTGATTACTGTGAATGGTGAAAAAGGAACCAATAAATACCTGCAGGAGCTGGAAGGTGTTGTTGATCTTGAAAAGAGGATCGATAATTTTGTTTCTATAAGGACAAAAGAAGGTTATATGGCTCAGGTAATCAAAGATGATGAGGGATTTATTTTTATTGAGAATCATTGTCCGATAGGGGCTGCAGCTCATGCCAATCCTGCAATATGCAGCGCAGAGTTCAAAACACTGCAAACTGTTATTGGAGAAAATGTACCTATCAAACGCATAGAGTACATCGTTGACGGAGGCAGAAGATGTGCTTACCGTATATCTTCCATTAAATTATAG
- a CDS encoding lantibiotic dehydratase has product MSEFIVAPFLLVRSPAYSYENFNEQYLQQVLKTDFFRAGLYFASQTLYSELQKKDFDYEQLNQHVRVTLWKYLNRMCFRALPYGLFSSFSLAKWTSRQYNKLSFTGAGRLTALPDFVTVLDYIKTLKTGGLPSIKYYTNNSMYSVAGELYFVSQAYAEQNKHVIVHLKVVPGLKKLLKFIDQGQTRDAILNYLMEQYGEEAGIEDYFNHLVQGQVIVPELMPNITGMLYNERCLGLLKEYPQLNLNGLRTFSIPVNAQNDSLPVLSAHIQDLIGRDEGRVPYSLYQREITGGLTNQVHAEFIKLIKNLDKMIPDRSDELMKKFKEAFRKKYDRQEVSLMEVMDPGTGIGYENLASAFDHQDDGFINDLSRNKEPETRVNWGEAEKMIFKKWNRLSRSGSEKIILTQEDIDLLPESKSLMPPGMYILYKNVDRELWIDHIGGVSGMELGTRFGVSYTAIEDQLKKICEQEMSVNDDFIFAEIAFSPANKTSNIKQRGHFYSYEIPILTHSMYPDKNTIKLSDLAISMSGNTILLRSVKLNKYIIPRLSSAYNTQLTTIPAFRFLCDLQYQGTKSSLTFSLEHFFPGLDFYPRVQLDRTVLSPAKWILDENKIQRIVDGHFDEFKEEHQLPAYFSLNEGDNFLVFNSNNLNDIDIFRKCIKNKESITLKEYIIPSHADLYDAEKRPYMSQHIACVVNKSKSYAIPQPTSAIIGNMKKLKVKRAFLPGGEWLYIKVYAYNSLTDDILLNVVLPVLEKYKKNDSGFKWFFIRYKDTGNHLRLRFFTTNGSAHHLLAELHEKLKPLHNSGKISEILLDTYQRELERYSAELIDEVESLFYLDSEYILNSIRIGGTGTRFKLSFAVHSSLLIIKCFINDQKQRSEFMNIVLAAFSAEFNHTGKEISHKMDLKYRNFQPELIKSGQSSGLKDNRVYPHFNQLLDSLKEKISSWKHTDKHDFIVSLLHMHMNRIFESCPREYEFLAYHFMKKHQTYLNYMTNDGF; this is encoded by the coding sequence ATGTCTGAGTTCATTGTAGCCCCCTTTTTACTTGTACGTTCACCAGCTTACAGTTACGAAAATTTTAACGAACAATACTTACAGCAGGTATTAAAAACAGACTTTTTCAGAGCGGGTCTGTATTTTGCCAGTCAGACATTATATTCAGAGCTACAGAAAAAGGATTTTGATTATGAACAATTAAATCAACACGTTAGAGTAACCCTGTGGAAATACCTGAACAGGATGTGTTTCAGAGCACTGCCATATGGTCTTTTTTCTTCGTTTTCTTTGGCAAAATGGACTTCCCGACAGTACAATAAGCTCAGTTTCACCGGGGCTGGGAGATTAACGGCGCTTCCGGATTTTGTAACCGTACTGGATTACATTAAAACATTAAAAACCGGGGGTTTACCATCCATTAAATATTATACCAATAATTCTATGTATTCGGTAGCCGGAGAGTTATATTTTGTGAGCCAGGCCTATGCAGAACAGAATAAACATGTTATAGTACATTTAAAAGTAGTTCCCGGATTAAAGAAATTGCTGAAGTTTATTGATCAGGGACAGACAAGAGATGCTATTCTTAATTATTTAATGGAACAATATGGAGAAGAAGCTGGTATTGAAGACTATTTTAATCATTTAGTACAAGGACAGGTAATAGTACCAGAGTTAATGCCAAATATTACGGGCATGCTGTATAATGAGCGCTGTCTGGGTTTATTAAAGGAATACCCTCAGCTTAATTTGAATGGGCTGAGAACATTCTCTATCCCGGTTAATGCTCAAAACGATTCATTACCGGTACTTTCAGCTCATATACAGGATCTGATTGGCCGGGATGAAGGAAGAGTTCCCTATAGTTTATATCAGCGTGAGATTACAGGAGGATTAACTAACCAGGTGCATGCAGAGTTTATCAAACTGATTAAGAATCTGGACAAAATGATTCCGGACAGGAGTGATGAGCTGATGAAAAAATTTAAAGAGGCCTTCAGAAAGAAATATGACCGGCAGGAGGTTTCCCTTATGGAAGTGATGGACCCGGGGACTGGTATTGGATACGAAAATCTGGCCTCAGCTTTTGATCATCAGGATGATGGATTCATTAATGATTTAAGCAGAAATAAAGAACCAGAAACCAGGGTTAACTGGGGGGAAGCTGAAAAAATGATTTTTAAGAAGTGGAATCGTCTTTCCAGATCTGGTTCAGAGAAAATCATTCTGACTCAGGAGGATATTGATCTGCTTCCTGAAAGTAAGTCTTTAATGCCGCCAGGCATGTATATCTTATATAAAAATGTTGACCGGGAGTTGTGGATAGATCATATTGGTGGCGTTTCAGGAATGGAGCTGGGAACAAGATTTGGGGTGTCTTATACAGCAATTGAAGATCAGCTTAAAAAAATATGTGAACAAGAAATGTCTGTAAATGATGATTTTATATTTGCTGAAATTGCTTTTTCCCCTGCCAACAAGACTTCAAATATCAAGCAGAGGGGACATTTCTATTCTTATGAAATTCCTATACTGACTCATTCCATGTATCCGGATAAAAACACGATTAAATTAAGTGATCTGGCTATATCAATGAGTGGTAATACTATACTATTAAGGTCTGTTAAGCTTAATAAGTATATCATACCAAGACTTTCTTCAGCTTATAATACCCAGCTCACAACTATTCCTGCATTTAGATTTCTCTGCGATCTGCAGTATCAGGGAACTAAATCAAGTCTGACCTTTTCTCTGGAGCATTTTTTTCCTGGTCTGGACTTTTATCCGCGTGTACAGTTAGACAGAACGGTCCTTAGTCCGGCTAAATGGATACTGGATGAAAATAAAATTCAAAGAATAGTTGACGGACACTTTGATGAATTTAAAGAAGAACATCAGTTACCAGCGTATTTTAGTCTGAACGAAGGAGATAATTTTCTGGTCTTTAACAGCAACAATCTGAATGACATCGATATTTTCAGGAAATGTATTAAAAATAAAGAATCAATAACGCTCAAGGAATATATTATTCCCAGCCATGCTGACCTTTATGATGCAGAGAAAAGACCTTATATGAGCCAGCATATTGCCTGTGTGGTCAATAAATCTAAGTCATATGCTATTCCACAGCCCACTTCTGCTATAATCGGGAATATGAAAAAGCTAAAAGTCAAACGTGCATTTCTACCGGGAGGTGAGTGGTTATATATTAAGGTATATGCATATAATTCATTAACAGATGATATTCTGCTTAATGTTGTTTTACCTGTTCTTGAAAAATACAAAAAAAATGATTCAGGATTTAAGTGGTTTTTTATCAGGTATAAAGACACGGGGAATCATCTTAGATTAAGATTTTTTACTACGAATGGTTCTGCTCATCATTTACTTGCAGAACTTCATGAAAAGCTAAAACCACTACATAATTCGGGAAAAATATCAGAGATTTTGCTGGATACCTATCAGAGAGAACTGGAAAGATATTCAGCAGAATTAATTGATGAAGTAGAGTCGTTATTTTATCTGGACAGTGAATATATCCTTAACTCAATCCGGATAGGAGGGACCGGTACAAGATTTAAATTGAGTTTTGCAGTTCATTCTTCTCTGCTAATAATCAAGTGCTTTATTAATGACCAAAAGCAGCGAAGTGAGTTTATGAATATAGTATTAGCTGCTTTTTCTGCGGAGTTTAATCATACCGGTAAAGAAATTTCACATAAAATGGACCTTAAATACAGAAATTTTCAACCGGAACTGATTAAAAGCGGACAGTCTTCTGGTCTGAAAGATAACAGAGTTTATCCTCATTTTAATCAATTGCTTGATTCACTTAAGGAGAAAATCTCCAGCTGGAAGCATACCGATAAACATGATTTTATAGTAAGCCTTTTACATATGCACATGAATAGAATATTTGAAAGCTGTCCCAGAGAATATGAATTTCTGGCTTATCATTTTATGAAGAAACATCAGACTTATCTTAATTATATGACTAACGATGGGTTTTAA
- a CDS encoding LytR/AlgR family response regulator transcription factor: protein MYKCFIIDDESHAIETLKKYATDSAQLEVVSSSQNPLEAVKYINERKDIDITFLDIDMPEMSGLDVADLIYKNTAIIFTTGHAGYAVQGFEKNISDFLLKPISFEKFLKSVTKVINKIEEQKPQSTPKNESYFFVNPGIKGKMLKVNYDDVEYIEGLNNYIVIHTPQNNHIIYLTMKEIEAGLPTLNFIRIHKSYIINIDKVTMMEGNKIMIDKMILPIGSSFKDQLLKKVNSNVIKTHR, encoded by the coding sequence ATGTATAAATGTTTTATCATAGATGACGAATCACATGCCATCGAAACACTAAAAAAATATGCCACGGACAGTGCACAGCTGGAGGTTGTCTCCTCTTCACAAAATCCACTGGAAGCAGTTAAATATATTAATGAACGTAAAGATATAGACATCACGTTTCTCGACATCGATATGCCGGAAATGTCCGGTCTGGATGTGGCAGATTTAATCTATAAAAACACTGCTATTATTTTTACTACCGGTCATGCAGGGTATGCTGTACAGGGATTTGAAAAGAATATTTCAGACTTTCTGCTAAAACCTATTTCCTTTGAAAAATTCTTAAAGTCTGTAACAAAGGTCATCAATAAGATCGAAGAACAAAAACCGCAGAGTACACCAAAAAACGAGAGTTATTTCTTTGTTAATCCTGGTATCAAAGGTAAAATGCTTAAAGTCAATTATGATGACGTTGAATATATTGAAGGATTAAATAATTATATTGTTATTCATACACCTCAGAATAATCATATTATTTATCTGACTATGAAAGAAATCGAAGCGGGCTTACCTACGCTTAATTTCATCAGAATTCATAAGTCATATATTATTAATATTGATAAGGTAACTATGATGGAAGGAAACAAAATCATGATCGATAAAATGATTTTACCTATAGGCTCTTCTTTCAAGGATCAACTCTTAAAGAAGGTAAATAGCAATGTTATTAAAACCCATCGTTAG
- a CDS encoding sensor histidine kinase produces MISASASKKLKFYRAHIFAWSLFITFEFLLSFLLHVPTASAADYILAYALNITLFYTNSHIVWPIAYKKPIYIGVVLILLELTAYLALKYIFAWIYFVLNLSTYPPASVITQDTVARTVYRFIYFVGISSGYWFALNIIAQRKEISDLERSKLLDQLHQQQLEKKLVDSEVAYLKSQINPHFLFNTLNFLHNSAIKTAPQLTKPILLLSDIMRYALTEIPQSGKVELSEEIEQIASFIDLNQFRFDHNLQLSFTITGNTANLQVLPLILLTPVENIFKYADLKNAEHPVKINLEINNNELQFTINNRKIRTRKPIPSHGLGLKNLKLRLDAYYLDAHEIQIIETADDYTFKLQITL; encoded by the coding sequence ATGATTTCCGCATCCGCCTCAAAAAAACTTAAGTTTTACCGTGCCCACATCTTCGCGTGGTCGCTTTTTATTACTTTTGAATTTCTCTTATCTTTTCTTCTTCATGTTCCAACTGCTTCCGCAGCTGACTATATTTTAGCTTACGCGCTCAATATAACACTTTTCTATACCAACTCACACATTGTATGGCCAATAGCCTATAAAAAACCCATATATATCGGGGTAGTACTGATCTTACTCGAACTTACTGCCTACCTGGCTCTAAAATATATTTTTGCGTGGATATACTTTGTACTTAACCTTTCAACCTACCCTCCTGCTTCTGTCATTACTCAGGATACTGTTGCCAGAACTGTCTATAGATTTATCTACTTTGTAGGAATAAGTTCAGGTTACTGGTTTGCTTTAAACATTATTGCTCAGCGGAAAGAAATTTCGGATCTGGAGAGGAGCAAATTACTGGATCAGTTACATCAGCAACAACTGGAAAAGAAACTTGTCGATTCGGAGGTTGCTTACTTAAAATCACAGATCAATCCGCATTTCCTGTTCAATACGTTAAACTTCCTGCACAATTCTGCAATAAAGACAGCACCTCAGCTCACTAAGCCAATACTTTTACTTTCAGACATTATGCGTTATGCATTAACTGAAATACCACAAAGCGGAAAAGTTGAGCTCTCAGAAGAAATTGAACAAATTGCTTCGTTTATAGATTTAAATCAATTTAGGTTTGATCATAATTTACAGCTATCTTTCACTATTACAGGAAATACTGCGAATCTCCAGGTACTTCCTTTAATCCTGCTGACACCTGTTGAAAATATTTTTAAATATGCTGACCTTAAAAATGCCGAACACCCAGTAAAAATCAATTTGGAAATTAACAACAATGAATTACAATTCACGATTAATAATAGAAAAATAAGAACAAGAAAACCTATTCCAAGTCATGGTTTAGGTCTTAAAAATTTAAAACTAAGACTGGATGCATATTATTTAGATGCTCATGAAATCCAAATAATAGAAACTGCAGATGATTATACGTTCAAGCTTCAAATAACACTCTAA
- a CDS encoding lipid-binding SYLF domain-containing protein, translating to MMKTMKLPKFRIALLLCAGLFLNISVNAQEKEEKKVEAATTVLTDFSKMKESIPSDLLAVTEGIIVVPKLINAGFVIGAKRGKGVAMVKRADGTWSNPVFVTITGGSIGAQIGVQAVDLVLVFKHSSSLTDIKKSSFTLGGDLSVAAGPVGRNTTANTDYKLEAEVYSYSRSKGLFAGISLNGASLAIDAQANTNFYGKAATAHKIFNAPDNSAATIKELKSTLTDMQAK from the coding sequence ATGATGAAAACGATGAAATTACCGAAGTTTAGAATTGCACTTCTTTTATGTGCGGGCTTATTTTTAAACATCTCGGTTAATGCACAGGAAAAAGAAGAAAAGAAAGTCGAAGCAGCGACAACTGTCCTTACGGATTTTAGTAAGATGAAGGAATCTATACCGTCAGATTTACTGGCTGTTACAGAGGGTATTATAGTTGTTCCTAAATTAATCAATGCCGGTTTTGTGATCGGTGCAAAAAGAGGTAAAGGAGTGGCTATGGTTAAAAGAGCTGATGGCACCTGGAGTAATCCTGTCTTTGTAACGATTACCGGAGGTAGCATTGGAGCACAGATAGGTGTGCAGGCTGTGGACCTTGTTCTGGTCTTTAAACATAGCAGCAGTCTGACTGATATTAAAAAAAGCAGTTTTACATTAGGAGGGGATTTATCTGTCGCTGCAGGCCCTGTAGGCAGAAATACTACAGCAAATACAGATTATAAACTTGAAGCTGAGGTCTATTCTTATTCCCGTAGCAAGGGACTTTTTGCAGGAATTTCTCTAAATGGTGCTTCACTGGCAATAGATGCACAGGCGAACACTAATTTTTATGGAAAGGCAGCTACTGCACATAAGATATTTAACGCCCCTGACAATTCTGCAGCTACTATAAAAGAATTGAAATCCACTTTGACAGATATGCAGGCAAAATAA
- a CDS encoding AraC family transcriptional regulator has protein sequence MKPQLLKASPNPINSFNARQDNVPYINNRWHYHTEVELIHFKKGNGTQFIGDSIKRFRSGDVILIGANLPHYWRFDDVYFDEQLNTSADVRVIHFNENFWGDVFLNLPENKLIKTTLEKARRGIQIGGQIKNNIGEILEQLLQAEGSRKIILLMEALTNIGNCTKTRLLSSIGFKHNFEESENDRIHSIYEFSLANFKRKIQTQEVADIAHVSVNYFCRYFKSRTRKTYSQFINEIRIGHACKLLIENKINVKQICYESGFYNFASFHKYFKSITGKSPLNYQREFLNDRKETSH, from the coding sequence ATGAAACCTCAACTTTTAAAAGCTTCTCCAAACCCAATTAACTCCTTCAATGCCAGACAGGATAACGTACCCTACATTAACAACCGCTGGCACTATCATACAGAAGTAGAACTGATACATTTCAAAAAGGGTAATGGTACACAATTTATAGGAGATAGTATTAAGCGTTTCCGTTCCGGGGATGTCATACTGATAGGCGCAAATCTCCCGCACTACTGGAGATTTGATGATGTATATTTTGATGAACAGCTTAATACCAGTGCTGATGTACGCGTCATACACTTCAATGAGAATTTCTGGGGGGACGTTTTCCTTAATTTGCCGGAAAACAAACTGATCAAAACCACACTTGAAAAAGCAAGACGCGGAATTCAGATAGGAGGACAAATCAAAAACAATATCGGAGAAATTCTGGAACAGCTGTTACAGGCTGAAGGTTCCAGAAAAATTATCCTGCTGATGGAAGCACTGACAAATATTGGTAATTGCACCAAGACCAGACTACTTTCTTCTATCGGCTTCAAACACAATTTTGAGGAGTCAGAGAACGACAGGATTCACTCAATCTATGAATTTTCCCTTGCCAATTTCAAACGCAAGATACAAACACAGGAAGTGGCAGATATTGCCCATGTCAGTGTTAACTATTTTTGCAGATATTTTAAATCAAGAACAAGAAAGACCTATTCTCAGTTCATTAATGAAATCAGAATAGGTCATGCCTGTAAGTTGCTGATCGAAAATAAGATTAATGTAAAGCAGATCTGTTATGAAAGTGGCTTTTATAACTTTGCCAGTTTCCACAAATATTTCAAATCTATTACCGGTAAAAGTCCGCTAAATTATCAGCGTGAATTTCTTAATGACCGGAAAGAAACCAGTCATTAA
- a CDS encoding L-rhamnose mutarotase: MRTYCLTLDLINDPELIREYEKYHQKIWPEVYASIKDSGIEKMQIYRFANRLMMTMSVNDAFSFEYKAAKDAANERVQEWEKLMWKYQQALPGAKPGEKWMLMNLIFELE, translated from the coding sequence ATGAGGACTTATTGTTTAACGCTCGATTTGATTAACGACCCCGAACTGATTCGGGAATACGAAAAATATCATCAGAAAATATGGCCGGAAGTTTATGCCAGTATTAAAGATTCAGGTATAGAGAAGATGCAGATTTATCGCTTTGCCAACCGGCTGATGATGACGATGAGCGTAAATGATGCTTTTAGTTTTGAGTATAAAGCTGCAAAAGATGCAGCTAATGAGAGGGTTCAGGAATGGGAAAAGCTAATGTGGAAATATCAGCAGGCTTTACCAGGAGCTAAACCCGGAGAGAAATGGATGTTAATGAATCTGATTTTTGAACTTGAATAA